The following coding sequences lie in one Struthio camelus isolate bStrCam1 chromosome 32, bStrCam1.hap1, whole genome shotgun sequence genomic window:
- the LOC138063619 gene encoding olfactory receptor 6C3-like, giving the protein MLPCQQNGLKLGMGPVNETVVAEFILEGFSGLDQRLQLFLSRLLLLIYLATVMGNTTIIFLVCVDQRLQTPMYFFISNLAFLEIWFTSSTTIKLLVVLSSGKRTISLSSCFAQSYFYFALGFTEFALLVVMSFDRYVAICQPLHYAAVMKRQLCTHLVVAAWVTGFTLFSYRMVLLSELTFCGPNKIHHFFCDNSPLFKLSCSDASLLWKADFIFILFAVLSSLCLVLVSYMCIFHCILHMPAASGRKNAFAACSSHLTNLAIAYGSCIVLYAWPSEDVTLETNTTVALLNTVLYPFLNPFIYSLRSQTVKLALNEAIGRAKV; this is encoded by the coding sequence ATGCTCCCCTGCCAGCAGAATGGACTGAAATTGGGCATGGGACCAGTAAATGAAACTGTAGTTGCTGAGTTCATCCTCGAGGGTTTCTCAGGGCTTGATCAAAGGCTACAGCTGTTCCTCTCCCGGCTCCTCCTACTCATATACCTGGCAACAGTGATGGGGAACACAACGATCATTTTCCTCGTGTGTGTGGATCAGCGCCTGCAAACCCCCATGTACTTTTTCATCAGCAATCTGGCATTCCTGGAAATCTGGTTCACATCTTCCACAACCATCAAATTGTTGGTGGTTCTGAGCTCTGGTAAGAGAACAATCTCattaagcagctgctttgcccaATCCTATTTCTATTTTGCCCTGGGTTTTACAGAGTTCGCTCTCCTTGTTGTCATGTCCtttgaccgctacgttgccatctgccaACCTTTGCATTATGCTGCCGTCATGAAGCGGCAGCTCTGCACCCACCTGGTTGTTGCTGCTTGGGTCACAGGCTTCACACTCTTCAGCTACCGCATGGTCCTGCTCTCAGAGCTGACTTTCTGTGGCCCCAACAAGATCCACCATTTTTTTTGTGACAACTCCCCCTTATTCAAACTGTCCTGCTCTGATGCCAGCCTGCTTTGGAAAGCAGACTTCATTTTCATATTGTTTGCTGTGCTGAGTTCTTTATGTTTAGTCCTTGTGTCCTACATGTGCATCTTCCACTGTATTCTGCACATGCCAGCAGCATCCGGGAGGAAGAACGCTTTTGCTGCTTGTTCTTCCCATCTCACCAACTTAGCCATCGCGTATGGAAGCTGCATTGTTCTCTATGCATGGCCCTCCGAAGATGTTACCTTGGAGACCAACACAACTGTGGCTTTGCTGAACACTGTCCTGTACCCATTCTTAAACCCCTTCATCTACAGTCTCAGAAGCCAGACTGTGAAGCTGGCCCTGAACGAAGCCATTGGCCGTGCAAAGGTTTGA